The following proteins are encoded in a genomic region of Arachis ipaensis cultivar K30076 chromosome B02, Araip1.1, whole genome shotgun sequence:
- the LOC107625618 gene encoding 2-(3-amino-3-carboxypropyl)histidine synthase subunit 1-like: MEVEQAKPKPTPKRFVKNQIPDSILNDAALNAAISVLPHNYNFEVHKCVWRVLSTGAKRVALQFPEGLLMYSLPLSDIFTTFAAVDRCYVLGDVTYGACCVDDFCAAALSADLLIHYGHSCLVPIDSTTIPCLYVFVDIKIDVSHLVDTVKLNLESRAQNLVLAGTIQFASAIRAAKPELEKSGFRVLVPQSKPLSAGEVLGCTAPKVSLMDSFSENPENSVLVFVADGRFHLEAIMIANPGIKAFRYDPYIGKLFLEEYDHVGMKESRKGAILRAREEARNWGVVLGTLGRQGNPKILERLEKNMKEKGFLYTVFLMSEISPARIALFEDSVDAWIQIACPRLSIDWGDAFGKPVLNPFEAEIALGVIPGWWEKKNVLVAKVQEGCEDGGVSCQKSGDSSCECSCGEDENGNGKSDFGGEYPMDYYSQDGGEWNSSYVKKSSRPVGTPGRVLDHLKNTKGFSLNRLKYLVLDEADRLLNEDFEESLNEIIQLIPRERRTFLFSATMTKKIEAASKYSTVDTLKQQYRFLPAKQGFLPCVHSH; the protein is encoded by the exons ATGGAGGTGGAGCAAGCTAAGCCAAAGCCAACGCCGAAGCGGTTTGTGAAGAACCAAATCCCTGATTCCATCCTCAACGACGCGGCCCTCAACGCCGCCATCTCCGTTCTCCCTCACAACTACAACTTCGAGGTCCACAAATGCGTTTGGCGCGTTCTTTCCACCGGCGCCAAGCGCGTTGCCCTTCAGTTCCCCGAGGGCCTCCTCATGTACTCCCTCCCTCTCTCCGACATCTTCACTACCTTCGCCGCCGTCGACCGCTGCTACGTCCTCGGTGACGTCACCTACGGCGCTTGTTGTGTCGACGACTTCTGCGCCGCTGCGCTCTCCGCCGACCTCCTCATCCACTACGGCCACAGCTGCCTTGTCCCCATCGATTCCACCACCATCCCCTGTCTCTACGTCTTCGTTGACATCAAAATCGACGTTTCCCATTTGGTTGATACCGTTAAATTGAACCTCGAATCTCGCGCCCAGAACCTCGTATTAGCTGGTACTATTCAGTTTGCATCTGCAATTAGGGCTGCGAAGCCGGAATTGGAGAaatcagggtttagggttttggtacCGCAGTCCAAGCCTCTTTCGGCCGGTGAGGTTCTTGGCTGCACTGCTCCCAAGGTTTCATTAATGGATTCGTTTAGTGAGAATCCTGAGAATAGCGTTTTGGTATTTGTAGCTGATGGAAGGTTTCATCTTGAGGCGATCATGATAGCTAATCCTGGGATTAAGGCTTTTAGGTATGACCCTTACATTGGGAAGTTGTTTCTGGAAGAGTATGATCACGTGGGAATGAAGGAATCTAGGAAAGGTGCGATTTTGAGAGCGAGGGAGGAAGCTCGGAATTGGGGTGTTGTTTTGGGGACTTTGGGTAGGCAAGGGAACCCTAAGATTCTGGAGAGATTGGAAAAGAATATGAAGGAAAAAGGGTTCCTTTACACTGTTTTCTTGATGTCTGAGATTAGCCCTGCAAGGATTGCATTGTTTGAGGACTCTGTGGATGCTTGGATTCAGATTGCTTGTCCTCGGTTATCGATTGATTGGGGTGATGCTTTTGGGAAACCAGTGCTCAATCCCTTCGAGGCAGAGATCGCGTTGGGGGTGATACCTGGCTGGTGGGAGAAGAAAAATGTGTTGGTGGCAAAGGTGCAGGAAGGTTGTGAAGATGGTGGTGTAAGTTGCCAGAAGAGTGGTGATTCTTCCTGTGAGTGTAGCTGTGGAGAAGATGAAAATGGAAATGGAAAGAGCGATTTTGGTGGTGAATATCCAATGGACTATTATTCTCAAGATGGTGGGGAGTGGAATTCCTCTTATGTGAAGAAGTCCTCTCGTCCT GTCGGAACACCAGGACGCGTTTTAGATCACCTCAAAAACACCAAAGGATTTTCTCTTAATAGATTAAAATATTTG GTCCTAGATGAGGCGGACAGGCTGTTGAATGAGGACTTTGAGGAATCACTTAATGAGATTATACAATTGATTCCTCGTGAGCGGAGAACATTTCTGTTTTCTGCTACAATGACTAAGAAG ATTGAAGCAGCCTCTAAGTATTCTACTGTTGACACACTGAAGCAGCAATATCGTTTCTTACCTGCCAAACAAG GATTTCTACCTTGTGTACATTCTCACTGA
- the LOC107627557 gene encoding DEAD-box ATP-dependent RNA helicase 10-like, with product MAGSTSMVFTRTCDSTRLLALILSNLGLKAIPINGHMTQSKRLGALNLFKSGARNILICTDVASRGLDIPIVDVVINYDIPTNSKTKPKLLDSLSCALRTARAGRSGVAISLVNQYELEWYIQIEKLIARSYQNILHKKRKFYFWKVSEAKRLSVMKMKEEAMGKKKRRGESDYGEEDIDKYLGLKDKKSSKKFRR from the exons ATGGCTGGAAGTACATCAATGGTGTTCACTCGTACATGTGATTCAACTCGTCTTCTTGCTTTGATTCTTAGTAATCTTGGTCTAAAAGCCATCCCAATTAATGGTCATATGACCCAG TCAAAAAGGCTTGGAGCCTTGAATTTATTCAAGTCTGGGGCTCGCAATATTCTCATTTGTACTGATGTAGCTAGTAGAGGATTGGATATTCCAATAGTAGATGTTGTGATTAACTATGACATCCCCACAAACTCCAAA ACTAAACCTAAATTGCTGGATTCCTTATCTTGTGCTCTAAGGACTGCTCGTGCAGGGCGTTCTGGGGTTGCAATTTCCCTTGTGAACCAATATGAGCTGGAGTGGTACATTCAAATAGAGAAACTTATAG CAAGAAGCTACCAGAATATCCTGCACAAGAAGAGGAAGTTCTACTTTTGGAA GGTTAGCGAGGCCAAACGATTATCAGTAATG AAAATGAAGGAGGAAGCCATGGGGAAGAAGAAACGGAGAGGTGAATCAGATTATGGCGAAGAAGATATTGACAAATACTTAGGTCTCAAGGATAAGAAATCATCCAAAAAGTTTAGAAGATGA
- the LOC107625619 gene encoding protein psi1-like, with product MPPPGNEPTNGVNPRNAEDIFAEFFRDNPFGFGSSGPHGRSRFQTEGGGSFSGFHAPLKKPPPVESKLACSLEELYTGSTRKMKISRIVMDANGRPNPLRY from the exons ATGCCACCACCTGGGAATGAACCAACAAATGGAGTTAACCCAAGAAATGCAGAGGATATCTTTGCAGAGTTCTTTAGAGACAACCCTTTTGGATTTGGATCATCTGGACCTCATGGAAGGTCCAGGTTCCAAACTGAGGGAGGCGGATCATTCAGCGGATTCCATGCGCCGCTGAAGAAGCCGCCTCCTGTTGAGAGCAAGTTGGCATGTAGTTTGGAAGAGTTGTACACGGGTTCCACAAGAAAAATGAAGATCTCAAGGATTGTTATGGATGCTAATGG GAGGCCAAACCCACTGAGATATTAA